TCTAAAACCTGTAATTTTGTATACTAGCACCAGAATGAGGGCTGCACTTTATACTAGCCACATTTAGTTTGTGTTTGAAGATAACAATAGTCCAATGCCACACAAATAATTTATGAATAGTCTCAACATAAGGTGTCCTTTGCTACCTGGATAACATACAGGGGCTCCCAATGTAGCTTCAAAGATGCACAGAATTTCCAACAAATCCAGTGCAAATGGACAGAGAAAGTCAGTATGGTGTGTAACTTCTGATAAACATGTGAAAGCAAAATGTGTTTGTATCTCACCAGTAGATTTGATTTTTCATAGCTGGTGATCATACTTGGTATGTATTCTCAGTTCCGCAGGTCCAGGATatgaaaatataaagtaaaaatgaaaagtgtGCTCCATGTGAAAAAAAACGTGCATTGAAATATATACACTACatagccaaaagtatgtggacagcCTTTTTATTTTCGGCCTCACCCACTACTAGCATgtacataaaatcaagcatatggccatgcaatctccataatCAAACATTAGCTGTAgaatgggtcatactgaagagctcagtgacattCAATGTGGCACAGTCATAGCATGATACTTTTCCAACAAGTCATTTCATCAAATTTCACACACACTCCAACAACACCTTTTTTGCtgccctatttgtgtctcccccttccctctaggctataagctctcacgagcaggactctctttccttgtgttttccTTCTACCATTGCACCTCTAGACCTGTCTACTCAGCCCTATATTTGAAGCATATGCTCCTGTGTACAGACCTACTTCACGCAATTGCTACTTGTCACTTATGCTCACTGTCTTGTCAAAGGCTGGATCTGTAATTCTATGTTCTCTGCTCCTATGCAGTGTTGCGGAccatttgtggcaccttataaataacagataataataaaaataattggctCCTTGATAAATGACTTGGATAGGAGACCGGGCAGGTCTAATATTGGTGCCTTTTGCTGGATTTTTATTGGAAATTGCTTGTGGATatcagtaaatgtatttattaataattgtctaCAGGTAAAAAGAGATGTGTTCATTAAGCACATTTTTTGCAAAGCACTATTAATGTAAGTTAGTCTTATTATTGGTTAACATCTCGTGGAGAAGCACATTTGCAGGTGCACTCTAAGAAAGGAATTAGACCACACAAAATTGCCACCTCTAATAGAACAGagcccaaataaaaaaataaataaccagcGCCTGGGTTGGTTTTCACTACAACAAGGAAACCGCATACATGGTTACCAAGATTTGGAGGCCTGGACTGGAAACCTTGCCACCCCAATTGTCCCAGTGTAATAGACAATAAAGCTTGTGAACCCTACCCATTATACCAAAAGAGGGATAAAATgcaacacaattttaaaatgacCTTCAGTTGCATAAACATTCTCCAAAACTCTCACTCACCACTTtactaaacaaaaatatttttttcaattagttttttctttagCCATCATAGTCCAAATGTGAAAGAAACAACTATAAGCGAGAGTAACCAGGACTCACCTTCACCAGACAGCCAATAGCAGGTGGGCAGCTTGGGAAAATGCTTTTAATTATCTGGACAATAAAGGGGAGGTCTTGCTTATACCAGGCTATTGTCATTTATCTAGTTGGTCCGTCATAGTGTGCAGGGGGATCTTTTTATGGAGATTCTTTGGCAATCCCTCTTGAACTATGATGatcataaaaacaaatatattttatttgagaaGTCTTATTTAGttcaagtttatttttaaaattatctttaaaaaaaaataaaatattggtatAATGGGCTGGGGTGTTTTAGGATCTTTGTCCTTTATACTAGGACCGCTGTGGTTGTCATTCCATGGTTGTCACCCAGGGTGTTATAAAGAGCTTTTTTTTTAGTATGGGGCTGGTTATGGTGTTTCCTGCACGACACCCCAGTAAAGGTACCGATCCTGCAATGACAAGCCTGGGGCTATTCTAGGGATATATCCTGCGGTCATGGTCTCCCTGTTATCATGGAAATCAGCACAGGCTGCTTGAGGATTTGGGGAGTactcattttttaattatatgaaCTTGGTGTCTGTTTTATCTCAAAGTATCGGACAATCTCCACCATTTCCGATCTGGTGCAGAATTGAAGTTTTTTTGCGCAGGATTGAATTGAATTGCCGTGCATAACAAGGAACGTCCTTAAAAAGCATCCACTGCAACTTATTACAATAATCTCGCTctgcaaaattacattttgtttctgCATGGCTCTGTAAAATGCAGAGCATCAATGCAACAGGTGCCCCAGCCTCCCGACAAGACATCAATTGTAGTCCTCAACTCAGTGCCCCACTCTGACTTATTCTATGCTTTCTTATTAACCTGCATCATGTGACCAGGGGAGGAGGGAGTGCAATGTATTCTGCACCATCTACTCTCCCTTCTTTGTCTGCAAGCTCTGTACTAAAGGTAAGTATTTTTACTAGATTAGCTAATGGGTGGGGGCATGTAGGGAAGTTTGAGGGGCATTTGGGGGCAGTTTGGGGGCTTGTGTTGTAGGAGTTCTAgagcatatggggaggtctgggTGGCATTTGGGGAAGTCTTAGGGGAGTGTGTAGCGATagctgagtggcatgtgggaagATCAGCGTCTCATGGGGAGGTAAGTGTGGCTTGGGAAGTTTTGAAGTACATGTGGCATCTGAGGCCATATAGGGGCACTACATTGTAAGTGGGGATTCAAGTGTTTATGCAGACATTTTGTGGTAAGTGggggaattttggagcaagtgagcgGCATGTGGGGATATATTGGTATGAGTGATGCAAGGCTGCCAAGATTTGGGgcagtttttttaatttttgatatTTAAATATGCGCCCCTTATGAAGGTTGGGGGACGCATATGCGGCCATTGAAAGTatgtcaggttgcccatcactggtataaaTTCTTCAGGTTGGTGAGGCCTAACTGATTTGGCCTGGCCTCACTCTTTAGAAAGGTTCCCTAAAATCCAACTATGAAACTCAAAgggataaatataaacattttgtatGTTATCATGCCCACCAATTTACCCGCTATTTTCATGCTATATTTTCAACAGACTGCATTATGTTCATCTTCCCCTCTGACAGGGGCACAATTGGAAATCATAGCAGAATTGTTAAGGTTTCTCCAGCACAGCTTCAAGATCTGCCTCCAAAACCATACTCACACTTTGTGATCTACTCAGTCTGTAAACAGTGAAATAAAACTGTAATGATTTAAAACTCAATCTGAGACAGGGGATGTGTTCCTGTAGCAAGCAGTCAGTTCAGCATCCATAGCCCCTCCTCTCCCCAGCAATCTCTGTGCCCTCAAACACTTCCATGGCAATTGATGAGGAAGAAATGAGTTGACCATTCCATTCCTTCTATTCATTCACACTGTCTGCCACCTGTACTATCACTAGACCAAATACTGCAAACTGAACCGCAGGGagatttgtgcttttttttaGCTAGTCTTACAAGCTCTCGAACTATAATGTTGCAGCTATTTACAATAATTCCAAAAATTACCTATTTCTAGTTACACTTATGTTTCTCTGTTATGCACAATGAATTTTTAGCCACCTGAAAGCAGtctaatttttcatttttgatgAGAGCACAGCAAAGATACGTACTTGCTTTTCCTGCGCCCTATCAGACTGATCTGTGGCCAtctaaacacattttttattttcacacaatatataatttatctGCTCACTTATGACTTGAACAAAATATCAGTAGCTAGAATCTCTTATGCTGTACTGTGTTGGAGGGTGTAGGGTTTTCAGCATGCGAAAGTACTGAAATAAAATAAGGGAGATACAATAACATGTAATGTAATGGGGTGAGACATCACCGTCATACATAGACACTGGTGAAACTAGCACCAACATCATTGTTAGCACTGTATATACTGGTGTTAAGAAATTTACAGCTACGATATCGCTATTATTTACAGATGAGCAAAATTGCAGCAAAACGTTGTGCAGATCGAGTTTTTCTGTGGAAAAGGTCATTTATTGAGGTGTAAAAGTCTGGCAATACATTATTTTGCTTCTGCAATTCACTGAATGCTATTCCACGCTGTATATGTAAATTCACATATTGCAGCAGTTATAGTCTAATAGAGCTGTGGCGATGAATTCTGCTACGTGCTGTGGTTGGGGAAGGACTGGGATCACCTTTGTCAGCAAAATGTCTGAcatttcacagataaatgtagGATGAGCTAAATATTTAGTGGTATACTTTAGAAAATTGTGCTCATCTCTTCTAGTAGCATAAGCACTATTAAATAGCCATAGTTGCTGTCTCTACTGCTTTAATgccaaactgcaggtttgaaaaaaaagattaataatttattgtattatgataacaaataaatacaaaatattaatttcacaCATTTCAAGACTTGGAAGAAACTCTTTGGTAAGTGCAGTTACAACAATGTCTAGTCATTTAATTGGATACAAACATTCATTATCAAGTCAAAAGCAAACAATAAATTACATCAAACTTGTTATGGACAATAAGGGTTTGAAAGTGACAATGTCCTCGCAAAATTTACATTTACTAAATTATATGTTTATAGTAAGACTTCCATGTGTCTTGGTCTGCACTGGATAGTCCTTTTCTCACAATGCTTTTTCTTAGATTTTACACTCCTGCAAAGGAGTGTAAAATATCTACTCAATGTCTACTCAAAACAACAGAAAAAGTATAAAGAGGTTCCGGTATGTCTGATATTATTTAGAATCCACAAGGGCATGAATATTATGGCCTGACCCTTCAGATCACATTTGTGTTCCAGTTTTTCGTTACAAAAATGGGAGCTTTATTTTGTAGCCATAGCTACGATTAAAAGACTAATGCAggtaattgtatatatatttttatttttaataaatgtaaatatatgtagaAGTAGAGCTACTGTGACTTTCTGAGCAACACCTACAGCCTCAGTGTTTACCTTCCCAGCAATATCATAATGTTTATCCATTATAAGCCTGAGGAGTCTCCAATGTGTGTCAAGAGGAAAGATGACTGCTCAGTTTTTAGATATAACTAATATATTAGCATTTTGTAACATTCTGTACATTGCTGTAAATGAGCCATTTATACTTTGGCTGACAGGTATATTTTATCTATCACCTTCAAATTATTgttcataacatactaatattGGCCACATTTGTAGTCTTGTTGgaaatttatattaaatttaCATGATTATTGGAATGGCTGAGAAACGTATTCAACTCTGTACACATTGTTTTCTAACAAATCTTGTAAtaacattaatcatcaatcatcgTAGAGTTCACAATATAGTTTAATTATCGGATTTTCTTTAATTCCAGAATTTAATCCTTACCATTTATTTTTAGTGCTTTGCATGCTTCTAAATTAAGTGCTATGAATATATCACAAATGGAAAATGAATATTGCAAGCACGTCATAAATGAATAAATCATAGCACAAGTGAAGAACTAAGACTCGTATGACATAATATACAAATTGAAATTAACaattaatcaataaattatctgagAAAAACATACCAGGAATTTTGAATTCACATTCCAACTGtagaatattttaaacatttaatacattttccaaagTGTTAACaatgtattatactgtatattagagtCAGTGGATTGTTTTTTGTTGCTTGTTGCCTGCTACATATTAAAAATGTCCTGGTGAAAGGtagataaaatgaaaataatagatCCACTGTATGGCAAACCAAATCCAGTTTGTATTGGTGTGTTTTTCACATCAGAAATGGACTAGACTATAATTTCCCTGCtgttactgatatatatatatatatatatatatatatatatatatatatatctcagatgGCTGGCCGGTTGTGTATCATGGAAGAAGTAATTCAGCCAATTCTAAAGCTCCACTCCTGGATCAAATGTTAATACAATCTAAGATCTAAATATATGGAATAGTGCATGTTTGTCATATATATTCTTCATAGAATATCGCTAGCAGTGAGAATATTCCCACAAATACGAAACAAGTTGGATATTATGATACTTTTATGGGCATTGTGCTAATAATTTAGTGTTTTTCTTTAATTGGCCAAATCCATTGCACCCTCTGAATTCTATGTTTTGCCTATACTACAGCATAGCTATCTAGGGTAATAGCACAATGGTATTTAACTTGATCTTTCCAAAACCTTCCTTTGCCAGCTCGTTCAActtagaaaaaaatcaaaatattaaattaaacaacTATGTAAATACAGTAGGTAGACATACAGAAACACAAACATTATTTACACAGGCAAATGACACTTAGCCTATTCAATCAGTGCTATGGTGAGGGGACTAATGACCAACAGTCCTGGGTGTCACTGCTTGTCCCTGGAGAAGAGTCACTGCAGTGGTCCATCACAGTCCATTCTCCTATATTTTGCAATTGTGGCTCAGGTTCAAAGATGCCCAAAATATTTGCTTGGGATGTTGCTCCAACTTTTGTTATACCCTGGTCTCCAAGGATGTCAATGAGGAAGTTGATGTATCTCATGGCCAATCTTAGGGTTTCATTCTTACTTAGCTTCTTGTCAGGTGGGTGGGTGGGAATGAGTTTCCTCAGCTCAGCAAAAGCACTATTAACAttctgctgcctccacctctccctGGTGTTGGTAAAGATCTTACGTGTCATTTTCTCAGCAGGTCGTCTACAAGGGATTATTACAAACAATCAAACTGTGTTTTGTATCACTGTGTAATCCTATACAAAAAGGAAGAACAGTACAACAATAAATAAGCTTTTGAATAAAACCCTTACTGCTAGCTAAATGTTTAACATATGAGTGTTGTTTTACCATTCAAAATACAAATGTTTCCAAATTAGGATTATTTTGGGAGCAAACTCAAAATTAATTGCTACTAATGAAATTTAAAACCATTAAAGTTTTTGTGGACCTTTAAAGAACATGAAAATATATAACTCTATTGATGCACCTGCAAAATATAACCAATACTACATTTGTTTGTCATGGATAAATTAAACGGaaccattttttgtttttcagcTGAAAAAAATACAgtgctgttttgtgtttttcaagCTGCAAAATATGGCTCCTTCTTTATATTAAATTAGTTAACTGTCAACAAGGACATTATAAgctccaaaaataatttttttataaaatgaaaaataaatcaaacTAGACTAACATTCTACTCTTTGCAACCATAAAACCCCAGGAATTAATGTAGGAGATATATCTTTGTTCTGCGCTCCAATCTGAAATATTAAGAAGATATTCTGCAAccatatatgttaaatatatgcAAAGTGCATTTTTGTGCAGCGACTAATTTTAAGAAAATCACATTTTTAGAAAGAAGTGTAAGAATGTTACCAGACTATGCAGTAAGCATATTTGAACAGGTTGAAAGTGGATGAGTTAACAGAGGTTAAAAAAAGGCTTTACTAACATATCTTCACTTGTAAAAAATTGTTTTGTAGATATCATAGGACGTTCTAAAAATTCTAAATATTAATCACATTTGCTGTATAAGCTCTACTTCTGGCAAATGTTTTgcaattaaaaagaaatatattaggTTAAATGAATAAAAGAAACCATTAGGATCATAAGTATTGTATATACTAAGTACTATATATCCAAATATTGGAAACATGATATAACGCTAAAGGTATAGCTGCTGTACCTAGGAATTCAAATAGCACAAGTCAAAAATACACTTACTGTGGATGTTTTGGTGAAATCCTCAGACTGATAAGCTTTGTTGTGTATATTCACAGCATCCAGTTGAACATCATGCACCTtctcatacagtatatacacagttGTAGCTAGGCAGTCCTGTCAGTGTTTGACTAGTGTGTCAAGCACTGAATGTAAAAATCTCAGCCACATTTATAGGAAGCCTGCCTCTTTGTCCGACGCGTGTCACTGCTGGTCCATGGGATGCTTGTAAAAAATTTTGTCCTCCTGGGAGATCAATGATCCACACTGATCCCTCCCTAACATCTACCCTGCACTGTACAGGTATAACAGCAGAATTGCAGAGCGGTCCCTGTAGGCTGATAGTGATCATGAATACTGTTGGGTAAATCCAAAATAATAATTAGTAGAATATTAGCAGATGATTGCATTCTTTTAACAATGCCTTATTATAGTCTGAATCTGTACAATGATGGACAGAATTATGCTATCATAGTTTATTTGCGGAACAATGTTTATAATATAAGAAATATTGTgggggtattttaaaaaaattacaaatatatactTGCATTGGAAAAAAGTAAAGCTGACATCTCTGATATATGAGATGGAcaattattacaatattttatgcaTATACCACCAGCATAGTCTGCAGTGTCATACAGGCAGACTATAAATTCGGGCACAATCTATAATCCAGTAAAGCTTACAATCAAATTTCACATTACAGGCTCACGAACCTATACACATGAGGGCCAAATAAATTAGCAAACAATTAACCTTACTATATAGAAAACTGGGAAAACAAAAATGGAAGAAACCTATGTTTAGAGAACATACAATCGCAACACATATAACATTCTGGTTGTGTAAAGACTCAAAGAGTTAATGCTGCAAGAAAGCCACTGTGTAGATCACTATAATTGTGTTCTCCAGCTACACTGTGATCCTGTGAACATGTCATATACATAGCATTTGGTACCTTTCAAACTTTATGCTTTACACATACTATGTACATGAATACCTCTCTTTTACCTCGaggcataaataaaatatatgattgACCAGAGTGTTTGAcatcatgctgattaagttaatGTAAGTACTGAAGACCAAGTAATTTATAGCAATATACATAGCAAGATCAATGCTACAGTAGGCCTAAGGCACAGAAACAACATTTATCTTCcccatacaatttattttattcttacagTATGTTGATATTAAGCATATATTTCACAGTACTGGTGTGAGCCCAATAGCAAATTATGCCAAATGTATGCCAGCAAAGCAAACACCACCCATTTTTTGTTGTAAGTAGATATGGATGTGTGTTTGACAAGATATTGATAGAGGTCATCATTTGAGTTAAAAGTGATCTTCCACTAGTCTTCTACTTTAATGTGGAGGAGAATTTACACTCCCTGTAAATAGAGTTCAGAGAAAATGAATGTGCATCACATACAATCTAAGTCCCAAGATGAGTGGAAGAGGATAGAAGTTTCTACAGCCATCTGTAGTAGATACAGGGATATAAAGAATAGTCGTG
The Mixophyes fleayi isolate aMixFle1 chromosome 1, aMixFle1.hap1, whole genome shotgun sequence DNA segment above includes these coding regions:
- the TAL2 gene encoding T-cell acute lymphocytic leukemia protein 2, with the protein product MTRKIFTNTRERWRQQNVNSAFAELRKLIPTHPPDKKLSKNETLRLAMRYINFLIDILGDQGITKVGATSQANILGIFEPEPQLQNIGEWTVMDHCSDSSPGTSSDTQDCWSLVPSP